TTTGTTAAAGAGGCCGCCATGGCCAAGCTTTTTGCTTCCAGATCGGCCGAAAAAATCTGCTCTTTGGCGATCGACCTTTTTGGTGGCAATGGCTTTACCAAAGAGTACCCGGTGGAAAAATTCTGGCGGGACGCCAAGATTGGCCAGATCTACGAAGGAACCAGCAATATGCAGCTACAGACCGTGGCTAAAATGGAGCTTTCCTAAAAAATATTCCTAATACCACGGGGGCGGGAGAAATGACCTTGCCCCTGGCGGGATCAAAGCTTATCCCAAAAATGGATGTGCCCCTTAATTTGGTAGCCTACCCGCCAATTTACCGGGGTATCATGGAATTGGCGGGCAATGGCTACCAAACTAAGAGGCACATTGCGAGATCTAAAAAAACAGGCCGCTTGATGCATTGGCAACTAACCCAACTGTGCCCCAAACGGCCTGCACCTTTTGGTTTCACGATGCAGATTAGGGATGAACGCAAGACCCATTGCCCTTCGTCGGTGAGGCAGAACAATTTGAGCCTTACGCCACATTCGCAATCAACAACTCACCATCATAGTCCAAATGCTGCAGATGGTACGGAGATAGGAATCTCGCGGAACCTTGGTCCCGCAAAGCGATAATGCCTATTCACTTTTCTAGTGATTCCTTTTGGTCCCCGGAACCAACCCTTTGTCAGACCTTCTTATTTGGTACCCCGAAAAAACTTAAGACGGTCTTCCCTAATGAAGGCCAACCTTAAAGGCTATGACTTGACTTGCCAATTATTTTTTCTTAAAAGATAAACTACTTTTTTTAAGATTATTAAAGAAAAACATGAGTATCTATAACCACTTAGACTATAAAAATTACCTCCGTGAGGTGATTAAGACGAATCGGGGCCAGCGCGGCTTCCAGTCCCGCATGTGCCAGGCCATGGGCTGCAGCAACTCTCTGCTCTCCCAATGCCTCAATGGTTCCGTTCACTTAACCCTGGAGCACAGCCACAAACTGGGGGCCTATTTGGCTCTCACCGAGGTGGAGCTTCAGTACCTGCTGATGATGGTGCAATATGCTCGCGCCGGGACGGTTGAGCTCCGGGACTTCTTTATGGATCAGCTGGTGAAGCTTCAAGAAAAGCACAACCAGGTTTCCATGCGGCTCAACCGCAAGCCGGTGAAATTGGATGACCGTGGGGCTCTGATCTACTCCCGGCACTGGTCCTATCCGGCCATTCACATTGCCATTAACATTCCCCGCTTTCGTCAGCCTGAAGCCCTGGCTCAACTCCTCCATATTCCGGAAACTCAGGCCCTCAAGGTGTTGTCGGACCTGAAGGAGTTTGGTTTGGCCCAACAGGTGAAGGGCGAATGGGTGCCTGGGGAGGCGGATTTACATATTCCCAAGGAATCACCAGTTGCCCCCTTTGTTCACGTCAACTGGCGCCACCGTACGATTAACAAGATTCTCTCCAGCCCCTTGGATGGCACCCACTACTCAGGTATTCACGCCATGGATGCCAAGACCTATCGCAAGTTGAAATCTGAAATTGTGGAAATTCTCGCCCGCTTCCGCAATGAGATCTCTGAATCCCGCAGCGAGGACCTTGTCTTTATGTCCCTTGATCTTTACCCACTGAGTTTTTGAGGAGTGTCCCAGAAGCCCTTAAGGGCACTTATCATTGCTTGATGTCCAACACCATCTCATGGACACATAAATGAGGTGGGCTGTGGACTAAGTTATGGATGACTTGACCTAGTTCGGATGGCTGAATTCCCCGTTTAAAATGTGGTTTGCTCTTGCGCGACTTCTCATTATCCAAATTGCCCACCTGGATATTGGTGAATCGCATTTTGACTTCGTCTTTTCTCGTTTGATGAGAAATGTACTCGCCCAAAAGGCGCAACCCTTCCTTGGCTCGCAGGTAACTCCACATCGAAGGGGCGCGGTGATACTTAACATGGTAAACGGCTGTCGATCCCAAGCAAATCAAATACCCATCGTGGTTTCTCTCCAGCCAGTCAACGGCCAGCTTTTCCACCAGCTCTGCCTGGTGATCGTCACAAAAAGCCACAACCACAACCACTTGGTAGTCTCGGGACAGAGCCACAATCCGTTTAACGTCGGTTGGATTTGAAATATCATAGCCATTGGTGCGGCCAATGCCGTAGGCCTCATCACCAAAAAACTCGGTCAGCCCCTTACCAAAATCCTGAGTCCCACCGACCACCAAAATCTTCATTCACGTCACTCCGAGGTGATTTGAACTCAATTCTGGCACAAAACCCCTAGCGCAGGCAACAAGGCCCAACCAAACTCGGATATCTGATATCGGATATCAGATATCCGATATCAGACTAGCCCAGCCGGGCCCTTTTCACCCAACACTCCCCTACTCGGGGGATGGTCAAAAGGGTGCGGATGCAAGGCGGGAGGGCTCTCACGAGTGAAGGCATACTCACTTGTATGTTGGAGCGAGAGAGAGCCCGACTAACGCTGCAGACGGGCCCTTTTCACCATCCCCCCCCGTTAGAAGAACTTCCAGGGTTCAACTTCGAGAGTCGCCGTCGATGAAATCGTCCCCCCATGGTAAACAATCACCTTCAACTTCACTTTCTTGCCCTTAAGCCCCTTATCCAAAACCGTGTA
This is a stretch of genomic DNA from Pseudobdellovibrionaceae bacterium. It encodes these proteins:
- a CDS encoding TIGR02147 family protein → MSIYNHLDYKNYLREVIKTNRGQRGFQSRMCQAMGCSNSLLSQCLNGSVHLTLEHSHKLGAYLALTEVELQYLLMMVQYARAGTVELRDFFMDQLVKLQEKHNQVSMRLNRKPVKLDDRGALIYSRHWSYPAIHIAINIPRFRQPEALAQLLHIPETQALKVLSDLKEFGLAQQVKGEWVPGEADLHIPKESPVAPFVHVNWRHRTINKILSSPLDGTHYSGIHAMDAKTYRKLKSEIVEILARFRNEISESRSEDLVFMSLDLYPLSF